One genomic window of Sardina pilchardus chromosome 15, fSarPil1.1, whole genome shotgun sequence includes the following:
- the zgc:92591 gene encoding late histone H2B.L4, with the protein MSDDATKKRGKSSGKSTKRKSKRRETYAVYIYKVLKQVHPDTGISSRAMSIMNSFVNDVFERIATEASRLTQYNKRSTITSREVQTAVRLLLPGELAKHAVSEGTKAVTKYTSSK; encoded by the exons ATGAGTGATGATGCAaccaaaaaaagaggaaagagcagTGGAAAGTCAACAAAAAGAAAATCTAAGAGGAGGGAGACCTATGCGGTTTACATCTATAAGGTTTTGAAACAG GTCCATCCGGACACTGGTATCTCAAGCAGAGCTATGAGCATCATGAACTCCTTTGTCAACGACGTCTTTGAGAGAATTGCCACAGAGGCGTCCCGACTGACTCAATACAACAAACGCTCCACCATCACAAGCCGAGAGGTGCAGACCGCCGTTCGTCTGCTTTTGCCCGGAGAGCTGGCCAAGCATGCCGTGTCCGAGGGGACTAAGGCGGTCACCAAATACACTAGTTCAAAGTGA